From a single Candidatus Wallbacteria bacterium genomic region:
- a CDS encoding aspartyl/glutamyl-tRNA amidotransferase subunit C, with protein MNHEKLITDEEIRITAELSGIRLSPDDFQALRIALQNTLLHFEAIAGIDSDDIHGHPVERIISLSETRQDLSLQKNPELLFKNAPDFEDGFFFVPRIVK; from the coding sequence TTGAATCACGAAAAGTTGATCACTGATGAAGAAATCCGGATCACAGCCGAGCTTTCAGGGATCAGGCTGAGTCCTGATGATTTTCAGGCTCTCAGAATCGCTCTGCAGAATACGCTCCTTCACTTTGAGGCGATTGCCGGGATAGACAGCGACGATATCCACGGCCATCCTGTGGAGCGGATCATTTCCCTGAGCGAAACCAGGCAGGATCTCAGTCTGCAGAAAAATCCCGAACTTCTGTTTAAAAATGCTCCGGATTTTGAAGACGGCTTTTTCTTTGTCCCAAGGATCGTAAAATGA